The Mycolicibacterium fluoranthenivorans genomic interval GATGCTGGACACGGCTCGCGCCAAGGCCCCGCACCTGGAATGGGTCCTGGCTGATCTGTCCGCCCCGGAGGCAGGGGTGGCCGGAGAGTTCGACCTCATCGTCGCGGCGGGAAACGTGATGATCTTCCTGGAACCGGGCACCGAGGCGCAGGTGGTGGCCGGACTGGCCGGGCACCTGGCGCCGGGTGGACTGCTCGTGTCCGGGTTCTCGCTACGCCCGCACAGGTTGTCGCTGGCCGACTACGACAGGTTCGCCACGGCCGCCGGTCTGGAACCGATGGCGAGGTGGTCGACCTGGGATCGTGCGGAGTTCACCGGCGGTGACTATGCGGTATCGGTACACCGGCGTGCGCCGCGACCGCCGGAGCGATCCAGTCGTTGAGGAATGCACGTAAGGCGTGGCCCTGCCGGGCCGGCCGCCCCGGATCGACGATGAACGACTGCAGGATGCGCAGCATGAACTCGACCAGCTCGTCGAGTCCGCCATCGGCGAAGCCGGCTGCCGCCCAATCCACCCCGAAGCGCTGCAGGATCGAGCGTCCGAAACCGATGGCGATATCGGACGTCACGCCCGCGGTGAAGGCGCTGGCCTTTCCGGGCTGGAGCACCAGGCCGAGGTAGCGGTCGTGCGGCAACTGCTCGATGGTGTACGCGATCCCTTCGACGACGGCCTCGGTCGGATCGTCGATCGAACCCAGTTGGGCGGCAAGGCGATCGAGAAATCCGGCCACCGATGACACCGCGGTCGCGGCCAACAGCGTCTCGTGGGTGGGGAAGTACCGGTAGATCGTCTGGCGGGTGACGCCGAGGGTTTGGGCCACCTCCGACACGCTCACGGTGCCGCGGGCGTCGATGGCGCTGCGCGACGTCTCGATGATGCGGCGTACCGCCTCGTCGTCGTCGACCGGGATGTCACCGGACCAGCCGTGCCTGCGCATCCGACGATCGTCGCACGGATCCGGCCCAAAGCTTGACAGTACAGTTAGTCATGAATGTATGGTCAGATTATGGTTCTCAGCCCGGCGAGCAGCGCCGACGAATCCCTGACCCGGCGTGCCCTGCAGCACGCACTCGACGGCACGACCGATATGGCCGATGCCGTGCTCAAGGTGCCGCTGCACTACTACCGCGATCCCAAGATCACCGAGATCGAGGAGTCGCAGATCCTGCGCCGGGTGCCGCTGGCGATCGTTCCGTCGGCCCAGCTCCCGAAGAACAACGACTTCGTGGTCCGCTCCGTGCTTGGCGACTCGCTGCTGGTGACGCGGGACCGGAGCGGTCTCGCCCATGTCTTCCTGAACTACTGCCGGCACCGGGGGGCGATGCCGGCCTGCGGTTCGGGTAACGCGTCGCGTTTCGTGTGCCCCTACCACGCCTGGACCTACCGCAACACCGGCGAACTGTTCATGGTGCCGGGCAAATCCGGGTTCGACACCATGGACAACGCCGACTACGGACTGGTCGAACTCCCCTCGCAGGAACGGTACGGGTTCATCTGGGCGGTCCTCACCGCGGATGCCGCCATCGATCTCGACGCTCACCTGGGTCCGTTGGGACCTGAACTGGCGCAATGGAATTACGAGAGCTATGGCTACCACACCGATCGGGAGTTCTCCTCGGAGGTGTCGTGGAAAGGCGCGTTGGAGGCGTTTGCCGAGGGCTACCATTTCCCGTTCGTGCACGGCGAGAGCCTGATCGGGCAGAACACCCTGCCGAACACGGCCATCTACGACGAGTTCGGCAAGCACCATCGGATCGGCTTCCCGTTCACCTGGATCAAGAACCTCGCGGAGGATTCGGTGGCTGCGCTGGAGCCGTCGGCCAACATGGGGGTCATCTACTGGGTGTATCCCAACCTCATCCTGGCCAACAGTCCGGTCGGGGTGGAGATCATCGACATGCTGCCCGAGGGTGAGCCGACGCGGTGTACGGTCCGGCACAGCTGGATGGGCCGCATCCCGGCGATCGATGACGATATGCGCGCTCTCTACGACACCGTCTACGAGGGCGTGCACGCCGCGGTGCGCGACGAGGATTTCGCGATGTTGCCGCAGTGCGGCGAGGGCGTTCGGCACGGCCAGCACGACCACATGATCATCGGACGCAACGAGATCGCCGTGCAGCACATGATCAAGGTGTTCGCCCAGGAGTTGGGTGTCGCGCTGGCCTGAACACCCGCCGGCTCATCGAGGCGCGGCGACGTCGAGCACCATGAGGGCCGAGGAGAACTGAACGGTGGCGGCCGGATCGCCGAGGTCGACGCCGCACAACCGCTCGATGCGCCGCAATCGCTGCGCCACGGTGTTCGGGTGGATCATGAGTCTCTGGGCGGTCACGTTGCGGTCCTGCTTACACACGAAGTGGGTGTGCAGCGTCGAGACCAGATCGGTGCGGTGGGCGGCATCGTATTCGAGCAACGGGCCCAGCGTCCGGGTGGCGTAGGCCAAGAGCTTGGCCGGATCATCAAGTTGGAGAAGCAATCCGACGACACCGAGATCCTCCAGGCCGACGACGGAATCGGTGCGGCCGGCCCGAACGGCGATCTCCAAGGCGCCTTTGGCGATTCGATACGCGTCACCGTATTCGGTCGCCTGGGCGGGCGAGACGGCGATGGTCGCGGTGACATCCGGCGCCGCCCGGGCCATCGCTCGGTGGACCATGACGCCTGGCGGCACGTCGGTACCGGTGGCGTCGGGCCACAGCGCGACCAGCACTCCACCGTGCATGGCGACCAGTGGACGCGGCTGATAACCCGATGCCACTTCGGTGACCGCCGACAGCGCACGCTGCCACGCCTGTCGGGTGGCCACTTCGCCGGAGCCGGTGAGGGTGGCGACGATCGCGATATGTGCCACGGTGAGGTCGTGACCCAGGCGCTGGGCGCGCTCCACCAACTGCGGTGTCAGTTGCCCGCTGCCGGTCAGCACATCGGTCAGCAACTCCCCGCGCACCCGGTGCTCCACTTCCGCTGCTGTCTGCACGCGCAACAATTCCACCGAGATCACGATGGACGCGTGCTCCACCGCGCGAATCTGCAGGGGGTCAAGCGAATCCAGGGTTCCGGGAAACCAGATCCGCGCCGCCACCTCGCTGCCGAGTCGCACGCTTGCGACGAGCCAACCGGTGGGAACACCCGCACCGTCGACGGCCTCGGCGACAGTGGCCGTGGACGCGGTGGGCTCGCCGTCGGACATCGCGGAACGTACGGCGGCGGTGGGATAGTCGACGCCATCGGAGGAGCGGGCGATCTCGCCCTGGCGGGCGTCATCGATGAGCACGGGCCGGCCGATCAGGTCGCTGAGGGCGTCGGCGATGCCTCCGATGCCGCCGGAGCGCAAGGTGACCGCCAGCAGCCGCTCGTGGATCTGTTCCGAACGCGCGAGAGCGTCGCGTTGTTCGCGCAGTGAGCCCGTCAAGGCGCGTAGCTCGTCGAGTCGGCGTGCCGAGGTCAACGCGATGGCCGCATGGTTGGCGAGCAGGATCAACCGTTCGATCTCGTAGCGGGTGAAGGTGTGTACCGAGGCGTAGTAGCCGTTGAGCGTCCCGAGTACCTCGGTGCCGGCGATCAGGGGTACGGCGACGATGGCCCGGTAGCCCTGGTCCTGTGCCACGCCGGCCCAGAGCGCGAATTCGGGTTCGATCCGCACATCACGGATGGCCACGGGCTCACCCGTGTGGAAGGCCCGAGTCGACGGTGAGCCGCTGTTCAGCCGGATGGGTCGGTCGGAATTGACCCGTCGGACGTACTCCTCGGACAGTCCGCTCCAGCCCTGTACCTCCAGTCGCTCCCGGGCCGCATCGGGGACGAGCACGCCGCAGAAGTCGAAGCCCAGCAGCGTCCTGGCCGTATCCGCGACCAGGCAGAGCACCTCGGGCAGGTCGGTCTCGGCACCGGCCCGCGCGCTGAGGGTGCGCAAGGCGGCCAGCCACGTCACGAGTTCCGCGCCCGGCCGCTCGTGGCCCGTCGATACCGTCACCTGAACAGTGTCTCGCATAGATGTATGTCTGTGGATACATAAAAGACAATCAAGTATGTCTGTTCAGACATTGAAGGCGAATGCCGATGTGACGACACTCATATCCATGACCCAAGTCTCACCGGCCACCGCGCCCCCGGCATCGCTGCCCGGTCAGTTCCGCGACATTCTCAACCCGGCCACCGGCGAAGTGCTCACCACGATCCCTGAACAGGGCGAGATCGACGTCGATGCCGCGGTCGCGACAGCGCGGGCGGCGTTCGAGGACGGACCGTGGCCGAACATGGTGCGCAGTGAGCGCGCCAAACTCCTGCTGCGCATCGCCGATGCCATCGAGGACTCCAGTGAGCAGCTCTACACCCTCGAGGCACGTAACAACGGGCGGCCGATCACCGAGACCCGTGCCCAGCTGTCCCGTGTTCCGGAATGGTTCCGCTACAACGCCGGTCTTCTGGCCGCCCAACGCCAGGCCGTACTGCCCGGCGACGGCCCGTACCTGACCTATCAGCAGAGGCTGCCGCTCGGCGTATGCGGCATCATCACCCCGTTCAACCACCCCATGCTCATCCTGGCGCGCAGCCTGTCCGCCGCCCTCGCCAACGGAAACACCGTGGTGGTGAAGCCGTCCGAACTGACCCCACTGACCACCCTCGCACTTGCCGACATCCTCACCCGTGCCGGACTGCCCGAGGGTGTGGTCAACGTCGTGACCGGTGCACGGGAGGCGGGGCGACGGCTCACCAACCACCCCGACGTCGCCAAGATCACCCTCACCGGCGGCACCGAAGCGGGCCGATCCGCTGCCATCGCGACCGCGTCCCGATTTGCGCGGATCACCGCCGAACTCGGCGGTAAGACACCGGTGCTGCTCTTCGACGATGTCGACCCCAGCGTCGCGGCCGAGGGTGCGGCGTTCGCCGCCTTCGTCGCCGCCGGTCAATCCTGTGTCGCCGGATCGCGATTCCTGGTGCAGCGCGGCATCTACGACGAATTCGTCGCGGCGCTCACCGCGCGTGCGCAGGCGATTCGGCTCGGCGATCCGGGGCTGCCGAGCACGCAGATGGGTCCGCTCATCAGTGCCCGCCAGCGTGACAAGGTCGTCGCGCTGATCCAGACCGGTCTGGACGACGGCGCGACCTTGACCGCCGGTGGACAGGCACCGGCGCTGCCGGACCCGTTCGACAAGGGCTTCTTCCTCTCACCCACCGTGCTGTCGGACGCCACCATGGAGATGACGGTCGCTCGCGAAGAGATCTTCGGACCGGTGGCCGTGGTGATCCCCTTCGACGACGAGCACGATGCCGTGCGGATGGCCAACGACAACCCGTACGGGCTGGGCGCCGGCGTGTGGACCACCGATGTGAGCCGTGCTCACCGCGTCGCGGCGCGCATCGAGGCGGGCATGGTGTGGGTCAACGATCACCACCGGCTCGAACCTTCCCTCCCGTGGGGCGGCATCAAAGAGTCGGGGTCTGGAAAAGACGCCGGCACAGAGTCTTTCGATGACTTCTCCTGGATCAAGACAATCGTCGTGCGGACCGCGGCCGACCACGTCGACTGGTACGGCGACCAGCCGCAGCGCCGATTGAACTGACCCGCATCCCCATACCCCGAAAGGCACCACCATGTCCGCAGGACGTTGGCACCACGACATCACCCGAACGCAATGGCTCGTGCTGGCAGGGACCACCTTGGGCTGGGGTCTGGACGGCTTCGCCGGCAGTCTCTACGTCCTGGTGCTCGGGCCCGCCATGACCGAACTGCTTCCGCACAGCGGTATCGGCGTCGACGGCGCGGCGATCGGCTTCTACGGAGGTATGACCGTCGCGCTGTTCCTCGCCGGATGGGCCACCGGCGGAATCCTGTTCGGCATGCTCGCCGACTACTTCGGCCGCACCCGGGTGCTCTCGATCGGCATTCTCACCTATGCGGTGTTCAGTGCCCTGGCGGTCTTCGCCGATACCTGGTGGCAGCTGGGCCTGCTGAGGTTCATCGCCGGCCTCGGGTCAGGTGTCGAGGCGCCGGTGGGTGCGGCGCTGATCGCCGAAACCTGGCGCAACCGCTTCCGGGCGCGCGCAGGCGGGGTGATGATGGCCGGATATGCGGGCGGGTTCTTCATGGCGGCCGCGGCCTACGCACTACTGGGCGATCACGGGTGGCGCGCCATGATGCTGCTCGCCGGTATCCCCGCCCTGGTGGTCTGGTTCATCCGCCGCTACGTGCCAGAGCCGCCGGAGATCGGCGCGCACCTGGAAGCACGCAAGGAGCGAAAGGCGCTCGGCCACCACCACGATCAGGACCGGTTCGTGCTGGGTCGGCTGTTCAGCCCGCCGCTGCTGCATCCCATGCTGGTCTGCACCGCCCTGGCCACCGGAGCGCTCATCGCCTTCTGGAGTGTGTCGACGTGGTACCCGCAGATCATCAGGCAGATGACCACAGCCGAGGGCCTCGCCCGGACGGTGGCCGATCATCGGGTCGCGGTGGCCGCGATGCTGTTCAACGCGGGCGGCATCATCGGTTACGCCGCATGGGGTTTCGTCGCCGACGCCATCGGCCGCAAAAGAGCCTTCCTCATCAGTTTCGGGGTCTCGGCGGTCACCATCGGCTGGTCGTTCCCGTTCGAACGCAGTTATCCCGAGATGTTGATCGCGATGCCGCTTCTGGGTTTCGGATTGTTCGGCGCGCTATCGGGCACCTTCATCTACGGGCCCGAACTGTTCCCGCCCAGTGTGCGAGCCACCGCACTGGCGGTGTGCAACAGCGTCGGTCGCTACGTCACCGCCCTGGGACCCCTGACAGCCGGGGTGATCGCCGCATCCTGGTTCGACGGAAACCTGGGCATCGCCACGGCATCGGTATCGGCGATCGGCCTGATCGCCGTGATCGGCCTGGCCTTCGCGCGTGAAACGCGCGGTACGCCCATGCCCGTCGACGGCCCCGCTGACCACATCATCCCGCTGAGCGAAAAGAGCGCGTCATGACCGAATACTCCACCGCCTCGGCGATCGTCGTCGGGGGATCGATCGGAGGGTTGACCACCGCGCTGCTGTTGCGCGACCTGGGTTTCCAGGTGGACGTCTACGAGCGCACCCCGATCCCGCTTGATGGTCGCGGCAGCGGAATCGTCCTGCAGCCGGACACCGTGCGCTGGTTCGCCGAACGGAGCACCCAGAATTTGGCCGACCTCCAGACCACCACCGCCTACGTGCAGTATCTCGATCCCAGCGGAGCCACCGTGCACCGCGAACCCGCCCGGTGGACCTACACGTCCTGGGGTACGTTCTACCGCGCCCTGCTCGCCGATTTCGGCACCGAGCGCTACCACTACGGCGAATTCGCCTGCGGTTTCAGCCAGGACGCCGACACCGTGACCGTCCGATTCGTCAGCGGCAGAACCGCAACAGCGGACCTCGTCGTCTTCGCCGACGGCATCACCTCCCCGGCCCGCGAATACTTCGACCCCGAAGCCACGCTGACGTACGCCGGCTATGTGGGTTGGCGGGGCACCGTCGCATGGGCGAACCTGTCCGCCGAGAGCCGCGATGTGCTGGGTGATGCGATCACCTACACCGTGATCCCGAACTCGCACATCACCATGTACCCGATTCCCGGGGAGGAGAGTCTCGACCAGGCCGACCGCCTGATGAACTACGTCTGGTATCGCAATGTGCCCGCCGGCCCCGAACTCAGTGAGTTGCTGATCGACAAAAGAGGATTCACCGGGTCGGTGTCCGTGCATCCGGGGCAGGTTCAGGATCGCTTCGTCGCCGAACTGCGCGAGGCCGCCGCCGCACAGTTGGCCCCCGCCGTGGCCGAGGTGGTCGAGAAGACCGCACAGCCCTATCTTCAAGTGCTTTCCGACGTGCGGTCCACGCGGATGGCGCTCGGCCGGGCCGCACTGATCGGCGATGCCGCGTGTGCGTCGCGGCCACACGCCGCGGCCGGAACCGCCAAAGCCGCGGCCGACGCGTGGGCCTTGGCCGACGCCCTGTCGACCTCCGCGGGTGACATCGCCTCCGCGCTGTCCAAGTGGGAGCCGGCGCAGCTGCAGCTCAGCGACGCCCTCCTGCGCCGCGTGGTGGATATGGGTGAGCGATCGCAGTTCCACAACACCTGGATGCCAGGGGATCCAGATCTGCGCTTCGGCCTCTACGGGCCTGGGCACTGAACACCTTCACGAGGAGAGGAACTCGACAATGACCGACAACAACTACCTGACTGATCTGCCGCTCGCGGGTGAACTGGTGGCCACCGATTTCGAGAGCTGGCCGGACTGGCTCAAGACCGAGTTCGCCGAGCACGCCTTCGACGGAAACGTCGGATCCCGGCTGCTGAGCGAGGATTCCCGCGTCAGGGTCTGGGAGATCCGGCTGGCGCCCGGGGAACGCTGGCATGCCCACCGGCATGTCCTGGACTACTTCTGGACCGCGATCAACGCCGGTAGCAGCCGCCAGCACACCCATGACGGCACGGTGCGCGAGGTCTCCTACGATGCCGGGGAGACCCGCCACTTCCATTTCGGGCCGGGGGAATTCCTGCTCCACGACATCGAGAACATCGGGGACACCGAGTTGATCTTCACCACTGTCGAGCACCTGGACAGCGACAACACCGCGCTGGACATCGCCCGATGACGGCCGTTGCTCAGCCGGGCGGTGTCATCGACGTCCACGCCCACTGGCTTCCTCGTTCGCTGTTCGGGCTGCCACCCGGCGCGCCGTACGGGCCGATGCACGACAGGGACGGCCAGCTGTTTCTCGGTGATCTGCCGCTGTCCATCGCCACCGAGTCCATGAGCGATGAGGCGGCCATCATTGAGGACATGGACCGTGCGGGGGTTGCGGTGCGGGTGCTCTCCGCACCCCCGTTCGCGTTCCCGCTCAGCGGCGAGCCGGGCGGCGCGGACTACGCCCGGGCTTTCAACACCGCCCTGGCCGATGTCGTGTCCCGGACCGACGGAAAGCTGCTGGGCCTGGGTGTCGTGAGCTTGGGCGCCTCCGAGGAGATCACCGCCCAGTTGACGGTCTTGCGCGATACCGCGGGCATTGTCGGGGTGGCCATCCCGCCGGTGGTCGCGGGCGAGTCCCTGCACCGAGGCGCGTTGCGGCACATCGTCTTCGAGGCTGCGCGCTTGGACCTTGCCGTACTGGTCCATCCCATGCAGATCGGGCGTCCGGAGTGGGCGGACTACTACCTGGCCAATCTCATCGGCAATCCTGTCGAAACCGCCACCGCGGTCGCGAATCTGGTCCTGAGCGGTGTGAAGGATGAGCTTCCCGCGCTGCGCATCTGCTTCCTGCACGGCGGCGGCTGCGCCCCCGGATTGCTGGGCAGGTGGGACCATGGCTGGCGTGCCCGCGCCGACGCCAGAGGAGGGTGCGCGCGAGTGCCGTCCGAGGTCTTCGCCGATCTGTATTTCGACACGGTCACCCACGGCGCGCCCCAACTCGAACTGCTCTGCAAGATCGCCGGGGTGGACAAGGTGGTGTGCGGCAGCGACTATCCGTTCGATATGGCCGAAGCGGATCCGGTACGGTTCGCGGTGAAACACGGTCCCGACCGGGACGCGCTGACTCGGGCGGCACGCGCGTTCCTGGGGTTGAGCTGATGTCGACGCTGTTCACCCCGCTGACCCTGCGCGAGGTCACGTTCGCCCATCGGGCGTGGATGTCGCCGATGATGCAGTTCTCCGCCGTTGTCGACGGACCGGAGGCCGGCGCACCCACGGACTGGCACCTGCAGCACTTCGGTGCGCGGGTCATCGGCGGGGTGGCCCTGGCGATGGTCGAGGCCACCGCCGTGGACCCCGTCGGCCGCAGCAGCATCTACGACCTCGGATTGTGGAATGACGCTCAGGTGCCGGGATTTCGGCGACTGACCGATTTCATCTCCACGCTCGGTGCGGTTCCGGGAATCCAGATCGTGCACGCCGGCCGGAAGGGATCCACCGGTCGGCCCTGGCCGGATCACAGCCGCGACCCGCAGTCCTGGACGACGCTGGGCCCCAGTCCGATTCCTTTCGGCCGTCTCCCTGCCCCGGAGGAACTCAGCCGCCACGACATCGAGAGCATCGTGGCGTCCTTCGCTGCCGCGGCCCGCCGGGCCGCCGCGGCCGGATTCCGGGTGCTCGAGATTCACGGCGCCCACGGCTACCTCATCCACCAGTTCCTGTCGCCACAGTCGAATATGCGCACCGACGGCTACGGCGGGTCGCTCGACAACCGGATGAGATTCGCTCTGGAGGTTGCGTCGGCGGTGCGGGCCGCGTGGCCGGAGCACCTACCGCTGTTCTTCAGGGTGTCGGCCACCGACTGGCTCGCCGGCGATACCGACGATCCACGCCCCGGCTGGACCGTGGCGGACACCGTGGCGCTCACCATCGGATTGAAGAATGCGGGAGTGGACCTCATCGACGTGTCCACCGGCGGGGCGGTGCCCGACGCCAAGATACCGGTGGCCCCCGGCTATCAGGTTCCGTTCGCCAAACGGGTCCGCGCCGAGGCGGACATCCCCACCGCGACCGTCGGTCTGATCACCGAGGCCGGCCAGGCCGAGGCCGTCATCTCCGGCGGCGAGGCCGACGCGGTCTTCGTCGCCCGCGCTCTGCTGCGCAATCCCAACTGGGTTCGTGACGCCGCGCATGACGCTGGGGTCGCGCTGGCGCATCCACCGCAGTACAGCCGGGCCTTCACCTGAGTTGCGGGTGCCCGTCCGGCGGCGGATACCGCCGGGCGGGCACACACCGCGGCTACTCGACGACGAAAACCGGGATCTGCCGGGTCGTCTTGGTCTGGTATTCGGCGTACGGCGGGTAGGCCGCGACAGCCAGTTCCCACCAGTGCGCGCGTTCGTCGCCCTCGATCTCGCGGGCGGTGAGTTCGACGACCTTGTCGCCGTCCTGCACGGTGACCTGCGGATGAGCCAGCACGTTGTGGTACCAGGACGGGTGGTTCGGGTCGCCGCCCTTGGACGCCACCATGGCGTACTTGCCGTTCTCCTCGACCCGCATCAACGGGACATAACGCTTCTTGCCTGACTTCGCCCCCGTCGTGGTGAACAGGACGATCGGGCGATCGAGGATCTCGATGCCCTCGGTGGTACCCGTCTCCAGGATCTTCTCGGTCTGGCTGCGAACCCAGTCGGTGGGGCTCAGTTCAGGATGCTCAGTCACCTGCTGCGCAACACCGATCGGTGTGCGGATATTCCCGGGTTTGTGACGCAACTTCGTCGGCCAGGGTGTCAGGGTCGGCACGGGCACGTGGATCACCTGGCTCCCCGACCATGAACGCCGCGCCCGCGGTCACCATTCGCATGCGAGATCGCGTTGAAGGCCGCTTCGCACAAGGCTGCGGAGACGTCCCGCTCATAGACTTGGGACATGCCGCGCACCTACGCCACCGCAGACGATGTCAGCCTCGACGAACTGCTGGAGTTCGTGCGGCCGAGGCACCGTATGGTGCTGACCACCTTCCGGGCGGACGGCTCGCTGCAGAGTTCGCCGGTCACCGGCGGCGTGGACGAGCAGGGACGCATCGTGATCGCGAGTTACCCGCAGCGTGCCAAGTCGGTGAACATCGGCCGGACGCCGCGCGCCAGCGTCACGGTGTTGTCCGATGAGTTCAACGGCCCGTACGTACAGGTCGACGGTGATGCGGAACGGATCGATCTGCCCGAGGCGGTGGAGGCGCTGGTCGACTACTTCCGCGCGGTCGCCGGTGAGCACCCGGATTGGGACGAGTACCGGCAGGCGATGGTCGATCAGCGAAAGTGCCTGCTGCGCATCACTCCTACGCGCTGGGGACCGGTGGCCACCGGCGGGTTCCCGCCGGCACGGGACTAGGCGGTGAACGCCGCCTCGAAGAATCCCAGCTCCAGCTGCATGGCGCGCCGGTAGGTGGCGTGCACGGCGGGGGTGTCGGCATGTTGCTCGTCGAGCAGCG includes:
- a CDS encoding nitroreductase family deazaflavin-dependent oxidoreductase, whose translation is MTEHPELSPTDWVRSQTEKILETGTTEGIEILDRPIVLFTTTGAKSGKKRYVPLMRVEENGKYAMVASKGGDPNHPSWYHNVLAHPQVTVQDGDKVVELTAREIEGDERAHWWELAVAAYPPYAEYQTKTTRQIPVFVVE
- a CDS encoding PPOX class F420-dependent oxidoreductase, producing MPRTYATADDVSLDELLEFVRPRHRMVLTTFRADGSLQSSPVTGGVDEQGRIVIASYPQRAKSVNIGRTPRASVTVLSDEFNGPYVQVDGDAERIDLPEAVEALVDYFRAVAGEHPDWDEYRQAMVDQRKCLLRITPTRWGPVATGGFPPARD